The following are from one region of the Haloactinomyces albus genome:
- a CDS encoding TasA family protein has product MRNKKLVVGLGGVSAVAAAVALSAGTFAAFTDSEQRGAIATAGTMDLQVQDNNGDLFGENGTVNVPGTVVPGETLGSATFTLKNAGDVAGNLSFDYKAVTNDENGLTDPEKDAGDKPESNGELLRNLALTVTGPDGSTHSLNSLSGIENLDLAPLTSNGESQYTFELSVPRSATSEIQTDKGEFTITANLDQQVRN; this is encoded by the coding sequence ATGCGCAACAAGAAGCTCGTCGTCGGGCTCGGTGGAGTCAGCGCCGTCGCCGCCGCCGTCGCCCTCTCCGCGGGCACCTTCGCCGCCTTCACCGACTCGGAACAGCGCGGCGCCATCGCCACCGCAGGGACCATGGACCTGCAGGTGCAGGACAACAACGGCGACCTCTTCGGCGAGAACGGCACCGTCAACGTGCCCGGGACCGTTGTTCCCGGTGAGACGCTCGGCTCCGCCACCTTCACCCTGAAGAACGCGGGTGACGTGGCAGGCAATCTGAGCTTCGATTACAAAGCGGTGACCAACGACGAGAACGGCCTCACCGACCCCGAAAAGGACGCCGGTGATAAGCCCGAGAGCAATGGTGAGCTGCTCCGGAACTTGGCGCTCACGGTCACCGGCCCGGACGGAAGCACGCACTCGCTGAACAGCCTCAGCGGCATCGAGAACCTCGATCTCGCTCCTCTCACCAGCAACGGTGAGAGCCAGTACACGTTCGAACTCTCGGTGCCTCGGAGCGCCACCAGCGAGATCCAGACCGACAAGGGCGAGTTCACGATCACGGCCAACCTGGACCAGCAGGTCCGGAACTGA
- a CDS encoding TasA family protein produces the protein MKNKKLAAGIGGASAVAAVVAITAGTFAAFTDEEQRGAVATAGTMDLKVSNVSNTEGSSFDKDGALEVGPLHPGDSSSASFTLTNEGSVAGGLSFRLEQVTGNENELTEPEREAGDSGGKGKGELLKNLRITGLTIEDEKLVEVDGELRSAGTLDPGQSQTFTVTLTVPPDVGSKIQNDSAGFRIMAELNQQ, from the coding sequence ATGAAGAACAAGAAGCTCGCCGCCGGCATCGGTGGAGCTTCCGCTGTCGCCGCCGTCGTCGCCATCACCGCAGGCACCTTCGCCGCCTTCACCGACGAGGAACAGCGGGGTGCCGTGGCCACCGCAGGCACGATGGACCTGAAGGTGAGCAACGTGAGCAACACCGAGGGCAGCTCCTTCGACAAGGACGGTGCCCTCGAGGTGGGTCCTCTTCACCCCGGCGATTCCAGCAGTGCCTCCTTCACCCTGACCAACGAGGGCAGCGTGGCAGGCGGCCTGTCCTTCAGGCTCGAGCAAGTGACCGGCAACGAGAACGAACTCACCGAGCCCGAACGGGAAGCAGGTGACTCCGGAGGCAAGGGCAAGGGTGAGCTGCTCAAGAATCTGAGGATCACGGGTCTCACCATCGAGGACGAAAAGCTCGTGGAGGTCGACGGCGAACTCCGTAGCGCCGGAACGCTCGATCCGGGTCAGTCGCAGACCTTCACGGTGACGCTCACGGTCCCGCCCGACGTCGGCAGCAAGATCCAGAACGACTCGGCAGGCTTCCGGATCATGGCCGAGCTGAATCAGCAGTGA
- a CDS encoding TasA family protein — protein MRNRKLAVGIGGVTAVAAAVALTAGTYATFSDSEQRGAVATAGTMDLVVSNTQGNVFGENGVVEVKPLAPGDSRSASFTLTNKGDVAGDLSFEFAQGANNENSLTEPESADGDKTGGDIYGKGGGELLRNLEFTTATGSGEKSIDGEELTELIGDPHSLGTLDPGESRTFRVTLEVPRNTDNVIQSDSARFRVEAVLNQVANQQ, from the coding sequence ATGAGGAACAGAAAGCTGGCCGTCGGAATCGGTGGAGTCACCGCCGTCGCCGCCGCCGTTGCCCTCACCGCGGGTACTTACGCGACCTTCAGCGACTCGGAGCAGCGGGGTGCCGTGGCCACCGCCGGAACGATGGACCTGGTCGTGAGCAACACCCAGGGCAACGTCTTCGGCGAGAACGGTGTCGTCGAGGTGAAGCCCCTGGCTCCCGGCGACTCCCGTAGTGCCTCCTTCACCCTGACGAACAAGGGTGACGTGGCCGGTGACCTGTCATTCGAGTTCGCGCAGGGTGCCAACAACGAGAACAGCCTCACCGAGCCCGAAAGCGCCGACGGTGACAAAACCGGCGGTGACATCTACGGCAAGGGCGGGGGCGAGCTGCTCCGGAACCTGGAGTTCACGACCGCCACCGGCAGCGGCGAAAAATCCATTGACGGCGAGGAGCTGACAGAGCTCATCGGCGATCCGCACAGCCTCGGAACGCTCGACCCGGGCGAATCGCGAACTTTCCGAGTAACCCTCGAGGTCCCTCGGAACACCGACAACGTGATCCAGTCGGACTCGGCTCGCTTCCGCGTCGAGGCCGTGCTGAACCAGGTTGCGAACCAGCAGTGA
- the rho gene encoding transcription termination factor Rho gives MSNTDLLSSEIADGVSSAGQQGSESSSAGTSNGESNGTPRRRGGLSGMVLAELRQLAGELGIDTSGLRKGDLIAAIKERQGGAGSSSTGRKQSAQDGGNRSQAAAKSPVKSPAKDTGETAQEVPAAETAQEAPAAKTKPEPKSRETESQPGEGAGTSTNGSAPSRGGPRRQGGDGSGDDNRRGNNRRRRSSGRSGGGQDQGEDRSDRQDNRQQDGRGQDGRGQDGRQQDGRQQDGRGQDNRQQDNRGQDSDDDRGGRRGRRFRDRRRNRGRGEGGGEPEVREDDVLLPVAGILDVLENYAFVRTSGYLAGPNDVYVSLSLVRKYGLRRGDAIQGVIRQPREGEQQRQKFNPLVRVDGINGMEPDAVKGRKEFQKLTPLYPNERLKLETEPQQLTSRIIDLAMPVGKGQRALIVSPPKAGKTMVLQSIANSITTNNPECHLMVVLADERPEEVTDMQRSVKGEVIASTFDRPPSDHTTVAELSIERAKRLVEMGHDVVVLLDSITRLGRAYNLSAPASGRILSGGVDSTALYPPKRFLGAARNIENGGSLTIFATALVETGSAMDTVIFEEFKGTGNAELKLDRKLADKRLFPAVDLDSSSTRKEELLMSQDELAVNNKLRRVLAALDNQQALELVQDRLRKSKTNIEFLMQVAKTTPGKDEE, from the coding sequence GTGAGCAACACTGATCTGTTGAGCAGCGAGATCGCCGATGGCGTCTCTTCGGCTGGCCAGCAGGGATCCGAGTCGTCGAGTGCAGGAACCTCCAACGGCGAGAGCAATGGCACTCCACGTCGACGCGGTGGTCTGTCCGGCATGGTGCTTGCCGAGCTGCGCCAACTCGCTGGGGAATTGGGTATCGACACCAGTGGTCTGCGCAAGGGCGATCTGATCGCTGCCATCAAGGAACGCCAGGGCGGGGCCGGATCCTCCAGCACGGGCAGGAAACAGTCGGCCCAGGACGGGGGAAACCGTTCTCAGGCGGCTGCGAAGAGCCCTGTGAAAAGCCCTGCGAAGGACACCGGAGAGACTGCACAGGAGGTTCCCGCGGCGGAGACCGCGCAGGAAGCCCCTGCTGCGAAAACGAAACCGGAGCCGAAGTCGCGCGAAACCGAGTCGCAGCCCGGTGAGGGCGCAGGCACTTCGACCAACGGCTCCGCGCCGAGCCGTGGAGGCCCCCGTAGGCAGGGCGGTGACGGTTCCGGTGATGACAATCGCCGTGGCAACAACCGTCGTCGTCGTTCCTCGGGCCGTTCCGGCGGTGGTCAGGATCAGGGCGAGGACCGCAGCGATCGCCAGGACAACCGCCAGCAGGACGGTCGGGGCCAGGACGGTCGGGGCCAGGACGGTCGTCAGCAGGACGGTCGTCAGCAGGACGGCCGGGGCCAGGACAATCGCCAGCAGGACAATCGGGGTCAGGACTCCGACGACGACCGGGGCGGCCGCCGCGGTCGCCGTTTCCGGGATCGTCGCCGCAACCGCGGGCGCGGTGAAGGTGGCGGGGAGCCGGAGGTCCGTGAGGACGACGTTCTCCTGCCGGTGGCCGGAATTCTCGACGTCCTGGAGAACTACGCCTTCGTGCGTACCTCCGGTTACCTCGCGGGGCCGAACGACGTCTACGTCTCCCTGTCGCTGGTCCGCAAGTACGGTCTGCGCCGAGGCGATGCCATCCAGGGCGTCATCCGGCAGCCGCGAGAGGGCGAGCAGCAGCGTCAGAAGTTCAACCCGCTGGTGCGCGTCGACGGGATCAACGGGATGGAGCCGGATGCCGTCAAGGGGCGCAAGGAGTTCCAGAAGCTGACCCCGCTGTACCCGAACGAGCGGCTGAAGCTGGAAACGGAGCCGCAGCAACTGACCAGCCGGATCATCGATCTGGCGATGCCGGTCGGCAAGGGGCAGCGTGCCCTCATCGTCTCGCCGCCGAAGGCGGGTAAGACGATGGTGCTGCAGTCGATCGCGAACTCCATCACGACCAACAACCCCGAGTGCCACCTGATGGTCGTGCTCGCCGACGAGCGGCCCGAAGAAGTCACCGACATGCAGCGCTCGGTCAAGGGCGAGGTCATCGCCTCCACCTTCGACCGTCCGCCGTCGGACCACACCACGGTCGCGGAACTGTCCATCGAACGGGCCAAGCGCCTCGTCGAGATGGGCCACGACGTGGTCGTGCTGCTGGACTCGATCACCCGCCTGGGGCGTGCCTACAACCTGTCGGCGCCTGCCTCCGGCCGGATCCTGTCCGGTGGTGTCGATTCCACGGCGCTGTACCCGCCGAAGCGGTTCCTCGGCGCGGCCCGCAACATCGAGAACGGCGGTTCGCTGACGATCTTCGCCACCGCGCTGGTGGAGACCGGGTCCGCGATGGACACGGTGATCTTCGAGGAGTTCAAGGGCACCGGCAACGCCGAGCTCAAGCTCGACCGCAAGCTTGCCGACAAGCGCCTGTTCCCCGCTGTGGACCTGGATTCCTCCAGCACCCGCAAGGAGGAACTCCTGATGTCTCAGGACGAGCTGGCGGTCAACAACAAGCTGCGCCGGGTGCTCGCCGCGCTGGACAACCAGCAGGCTTTGGAACTCGTGCAGGACCGGCTGCGCAAGTCGAAGACGAACATCGAGTTCCTCATGCAGGTCGCCAAGACCACTCCGGGCAAGGACGAGGAGTAA
- a CDS encoding homoserine kinase, with protein sequence MTVPASTANLGSGFDTLGMALALYDTVDVEVVDGRAGTARVQVLGQGSGAVPIDESHLVVRMLHRALAESGATAPALRVRCHNTIPHSRGLGSSAAAIIAGITAGYTLAGVVSPDGPLPGEALFGQQTDSPGCAASALQLAASHEGHADNVAASLHGGLVIAWNEGERFRAARLEPHGNIRPVALVPQVESATHTTRGLLPDSVPHGDAVFAASRCALAVHALTGNPDLLAEATGDRLHQDYREPAWPETIALVRKLRAAGIAAAVSGAGPTVLAFPPDGELPTGIEHAGFEALRLPVDRTGVRVDRTS encoded by the coding sequence GTGACCGTCCCGGCGTCCACGGCGAATCTGGGCTCCGGCTTCGACACGCTCGGCATGGCCCTGGCGTTGTACGACACCGTCGATGTCGAGGTGGTCGACGGTCGTGCGGGCACCGCGAGGGTGCAGGTGCTGGGGCAGGGCAGTGGTGCGGTCCCCATCGACGAGAGCCATCTGGTGGTGCGGATGCTGCACCGGGCTCTTGCCGAATCGGGTGCCACGGCACCGGCGCTGCGGGTGCGCTGCCACAACACCATCCCGCACTCCAGGGGACTGGGGTCCTCGGCCGCCGCGATCATCGCGGGGATCACAGCCGGTTACACGCTGGCCGGTGTTGTATCGCCGGATGGTCCGCTGCCGGGTGAGGCGTTGTTCGGACAGCAGACGGATTCTCCGGGCTGTGCCGCGAGCGCGCTGCAACTGGCGGCCTCGCATGAGGGGCACGCCGATAATGTGGCGGCGAGTCTGCACGGCGGTCTTGTGATCGCGTGGAACGAGGGGGAGCGCTTCCGCGCCGCTCGGCTGGAGCCACATGGGAATATTCGGCCGGTCGCCCTTGTTCCACAGGTGGAATCGGCCACGCACACGACGAGAGGGCTGTTGCCGGACAGCGTGCCGCACGGCGACGCGGTGTTCGCCGCGAGCCGCTGCGCACTGGCGGTGCATGCGCTGACAGGGAACCCCGACTTGCTTGCCGAGGCGACCGGCGACCGTCTGCACCAGGACTACCGGGAACCGGCGTGGCCGGAGACCATCGCACTGGTGCGGAAACTGCGTGCTGCGGGGATTGCGGCTGCCGTGTCCGGCGCGGGACCGACCGTGCTCGCATTCCCGCCGGATGGAGAACTGCCTACCGGGATCGAGCACGCCGGCTTCGAGGCGCTCCGACTTCCGGTGGACCGCACCGGGGTGCGGGTCGACCGCACGTCGTAG
- the thrC gene encoding threonine synthase yields the protein MTPGIQALPASGAGWPGLIEAYRERVEVPEGARVVTLHEGNTPLIEAQHLSELTGCRVYLKVEGANPTGSFKDRGMTVAMTHAVAGGIQAVICASTGNTSASAAAYAARAGLTSAVLVPQGKIAMGKLAQAVVHGAKILQVQGNFDDCLELARKTSAEYPVTLVNSVNPVRIEGQKTGAFEVCDVLGRAPDVHCLPVGNAGNITAYWKGYAEYASDGVIEATPRMFGFQAAGSAPIVHGEPVSSPETVATAIRIGSPASWQAALAAKEASDGLFSAVTDEQILDAYRLLASREGVFVEPASASSIAGLLDTAADGRLPSGSTVVCTVTGHGLKDPDTALAGMVEVEPLPVDPNAVATALELS from the coding sequence GTGACGCCGGGAATCCAGGCATTACCCGCTTCCGGTGCCGGTTGGCCCGGCCTGATCGAGGCATACCGGGAGCGGGTGGAAGTCCCCGAAGGCGCCCGCGTGGTGACCCTGCACGAGGGCAACACTCCCCTGATCGAGGCCCAGCATCTTTCGGAGCTGACCGGATGCCGGGTGTATCTGAAGGTGGAGGGGGCCAATCCCACGGGTTCGTTCAAGGACCGGGGGATGACGGTGGCGATGACCCACGCGGTCGCGGGCGGCATCCAGGCCGTGATCTGCGCTTCCACCGGCAACACCTCGGCGTCGGCCGCCGCTTACGCCGCGCGTGCCGGACTGACCTCGGCGGTGCTGGTGCCCCAGGGCAAGATCGCGATGGGCAAGCTCGCGCAGGCCGTGGTGCACGGTGCGAAGATCCTGCAGGTGCAGGGCAACTTCGACGACTGCCTGGAGCTCGCCCGCAAGACCTCCGCGGAGTATCCGGTCACCCTGGTGAACTCGGTCAATCCGGTGCGGATCGAGGGGCAGAAGACCGGCGCCTTCGAGGTGTGCGACGTGCTCGGCCGCGCGCCGGACGTGCACTGCCTGCCGGTGGGCAACGCGGGCAACATCACCGCCTATTGGAAGGGCTACGCCGAATACGCCTCGGACGGGGTCATCGAGGCCACACCCCGCATGTTCGGTTTCCAGGCCGCCGGATCGGCTCCGATCGTGCACGGGGAGCCGGTCTCGTCGCCCGAGACGGTGGCCACGGCCATCCGCATCGGGAGTCCGGCGTCGTGGCAGGCCGCGCTGGCGGCCAAGGAGGCCTCGGACGGCCTGTTCTCGGCGGTGACCGATGAGCAGATCCTCGACGCGTACCGGCTGTTGGCCTCCCGGGAAGGCGTGTTCGTCGAGCCCGCCTCGGCCTCGAGCATCGCCGGATTGCTGGATACTGCCGCGGACGGTCGGTTGCCCAGCGGGTCGACGGTGGTCTGCACGGTCACCGGACACGGCCTCAAGGACCCCGACACCGCACTGGCGGGCATGGTCGAGGTCGAACCGTTGCCCGTGGATCCCAACGCGGTGGCCACGGCTCTGGAGCTGTCATGA
- a CDS encoding homoserine dehydrogenase — translation MIEDREPIRVALLGCGTVGTEVVSLLQARPWEFAARIGAPVQVTGVAVRRTHKHPEVPEHLLTTDAAALVNGDVDLVVELIGGIEPARSLLLQALRAGKSVVTANKALLAEYGSELYAAADAAGADIYFEASVAGAIPLLRPLRESLAGDRITRVMGIVNGTTNYILSAMDSTGASYAETLEEAGQLGYAEADPTADVDGFDAAAKAAILASLAFHTRVTATDVHREGISGVGAGDIEAAKALDRTVKLLAICERVLDEEGNESVSARVHPAMIPRSHPLAGVGGAFNAVFVEAESAGQLMFYGQGAGGAPTASAVLGDLVAVARNIVVAGKGPRESAHAQLAVQPMGATPTRYHISLDVADKPGVLSQVAAMFNDHDVSISVVRQHGRGADASLVVVTHTALDSALQSTVEEVAQLSAVHDVASVMRVEGEQS, via the coding sequence GTGATCGAGGATCGTGAACCGATCAGGGTGGCGCTACTGGGATGCGGCACGGTCGGAACCGAGGTGGTGAGTCTGCTACAGGCTCGCCCATGGGAGTTCGCCGCGCGAATCGGAGCGCCCGTCCAGGTGACGGGCGTGGCGGTACGCCGCACGCACAAGCATCCCGAGGTGCCGGAGCACCTGTTGACCACCGACGCTGCGGCGCTGGTCAACGGTGATGTCGATCTTGTCGTGGAGCTGATCGGCGGGATCGAACCCGCCCGGTCGTTGCTGCTGCAGGCGTTGCGAGCGGGCAAGTCGGTGGTGACGGCGAACAAGGCATTGCTGGCCGAGTACGGTTCGGAGCTGTATGCGGCGGCCGACGCCGCGGGAGCCGACATCTACTTCGAGGCGTCCGTGGCCGGTGCGATTCCGCTGCTGCGGCCGCTGCGGGAGTCGCTGGCCGGTGACCGGATCACCCGGGTCATGGGCATCGTCAACGGCACCACGAACTACATCCTCTCGGCGATGGACTCCACCGGTGCGAGTTACGCCGAGACGCTGGAGGAGGCCGGACAACTCGGCTATGCCGAGGCGGACCCGACGGCGGACGTGGACGGCTTCGACGCTGCCGCGAAGGCGGCTATCCTGGCCTCGCTGGCTTTCCACACCAGGGTGACGGCCACCGACGTGCACCGGGAGGGCATTTCCGGGGTCGGGGCCGGTGATATCGAGGCCGCGAAAGCGCTGGACCGCACCGTCAAGTTGCTGGCGATCTGCGAGCGGGTGCTCGACGAGGAGGGCAACGAGTCCGTCTCGGCACGCGTGCACCCGGCGATGATTCCGCGCAGTCACCCGCTGGCCGGCGTCGGCGGTGCGTTCAACGCGGTATTCGTGGAAGCCGAGTCGGCGGGCCAGCTCATGTTCTACGGCCAGGGGGCCGGGGGTGCACCGACGGCCAGCGCAGTGCTCGGTGACCTGGTCGCGGTCGCCCGCAACATCGTGGTCGCGGGCAAGGGGCCACGTGAGTCGGCACATGCGCAGTTGGCGGTGCAGCCGATGGGCGCCACACCGACGCGATACCACATCAGTCTCGATGTGGCCGATAAACCCGGTGTGCTCTCGCAGGTCGCGGCCATGTTCAATGACCACGACGTGAGTATCTCGGTGGTGCGCCAGCATGGCCGGGGAGCGGATGCCAGCCTCGTCGTGGTCACCCACACGGCGCTCGACTCGGCTCTGCAATCCACAGTGGAAGAGGTCGCGCAGCTTTCGGCGGTGCACGACGTGGCCAGCGTGATGCGGGTGGAAGGTGAGCAGTCGTGA
- the lysA gene encoding diaminopimelate decarboxylase: MRAHPAGPRHADVVVPGGTPGPAPASVAETARLHPTVWPHNAVRGEDGVTRLAGLDVRELAERYGTPLFVLDEADFRARCAEYAAAFGDPASVHYAGKAFLCTEVARWVAEEGLSLDVCTGGELRVALRAGFPPERIAFHGNNKSVAELAAAVESGVGAVVLDSFHEITRLEHVARERGVHQPVMIRITVGVEAHTHEFIATAHEDQKFGFSLAAGDAAEAARRALKAESLELVGLHSHIGSQIFDDDGFELAAHRVVGLLAELRAEHGAEAVSSLSTVDLGGGQGIAYTPEDDPLPASELAERLHKIVRKECADAGFEPPRVAVEPGRAIAGPGTVTLYEVGTIKDVALDGGMSRRYVSIDGGMSDNVRTSLYDAAYDCRLVSRSGEEPGVLSRIVGKHCESGDVVVRDCWMPEDIAPGDLLAVAATGAYCYVMASNYNRLPKPAVVAVQDGQARMLLRRETEDDLLRLEV; this comes from the coding sequence ATGCGCGCCCATCCCGCAGGCCCACGGCACGCCGACGTCGTCGTGCCCGGCGGTACTCCCGGTCCCGCACCGGCTTCCGTGGCGGAGACCGCGCGGCTGCACCCGACGGTGTGGCCGCACAATGCCGTGCGCGGCGAGGACGGGGTCACCCGGCTTGCCGGTCTCGACGTGCGCGAACTCGCCGAGCGGTACGGCACCCCGCTGTTCGTGCTGGACGAAGCGGACTTCCGCGCGCGCTGTGCCGAGTACGCCGCGGCCTTCGGCGACCCCGCCTCGGTGCACTACGCCGGAAAGGCGTTTCTGTGCACCGAAGTCGCACGGTGGGTTGCCGAGGAGGGGCTGAGCCTGGACGTCTGCACCGGCGGCGAGCTGCGCGTGGCCCTGCGCGCCGGGTTCCCGCCCGAGCGGATCGCCTTCCACGGCAACAACAAGTCCGTCGCCGAACTCGCGGCGGCGGTCGAGTCCGGGGTCGGAGCCGTGGTTCTGGACTCGTTCCACGAGATCACGCGCCTGGAGCACGTGGCGCGGGAGCGCGGGGTCCACCAGCCGGTGATGATCCGGATCACGGTGGGCGTGGAGGCACACACCCACGAGTTCATCGCCACCGCACACGAGGACCAGAAGTTCGGTTTCTCGCTGGCGGCCGGGGACGCCGCCGAGGCCGCACGCCGAGCTCTCAAGGCCGAATCCCTGGAGTTGGTGGGCCTGCACAGCCACATCGGTTCGCAGATCTTCGACGACGACGGCTTCGAGCTGGCGGCCCACCGGGTGGTCGGGTTACTGGCCGAGCTGCGTGCGGAACACGGGGCCGAAGCGGTGTCCTCGCTGTCGACCGTGGACCTCGGTGGTGGCCAGGGCATCGCCTACACGCCCGAGGACGATCCGCTGCCTGCCTCCGAGCTCGCCGAACGTCTCCACAAGATCGTGCGCAAGGAATGCGCCGACGCCGGGTTCGAGCCGCCGCGCGTCGCCGTCGAACCGGGCCGGGCGATCGCCGGGCCGGGGACGGTGACTCTCTACGAGGTCGGCACGATCAAGGATGTGGCTCTCGACGGTGGAATGTCCCGCCGGTACGTCAGCATCGACGGCGGCATGAGCGACAATGTGCGCACCTCGTTGTATGACGCGGCTTACGACTGCCGACTGGTCTCCCGTTCGGGTGAGGAACCCGGTGTGCTGTCCCGCATCGTGGGCAAGCACTGTGAGTCCGGTGACGTAGTGGTGCGCGACTGCTGGATGCCGGAGGATATTGCCCCCGGAGACCTGCTCGCGGTAGCCGCCACCGGGGCGTACTGCTACGTGATGGCCAGCAATTACAACCGCTTGCCCAAGCCCGCCGTGGTCGCGGTGCAGGACGGGCAGGCGCGGATGCTGCTGCGCAGGGAGACCGAGGACGACCTGCTCCGGCTGGAGGTGTGA
- the argS gene encoding arginine--tRNA ligase, with translation MTPAALAELVRNTAVQVLDARGLDTSVLPETVTVERPRNPEHGDYATNVAMQVAKKAGVPPRELAGWLAEALTSESSIASVEVAGPGFLNLRLAADAQGEIVRQVLGQADVFGSGELYRGRRINLEFVSANPTGPIHLGGTRWAAVGDALGRVLAAQGAEVTREYYFNDAGAQIDRFVRSLIASARGEQAPEDGYGGSYIDDIAAEVVRGEPQVLDLPPDERHEVFRRTGVGLMFDEIKRSLHEFGTDFDVFFHEDSLHTSGAVTRALDTLKESGNLYYAEGAWWLPSSEYGDDKDRVLIKSDGDTAYIAADVAYLRDKRSRGFDLCLYMLGADHHGYIARLKAAAAALDDDPSAVEVLIGQMVNLVSEGKPVRMSKRAGTVVTVEDLVDAVGVDAARYSLIRSSVDSPVDIDLDLISKRTNENPVFYVQYAHARLSSLQRNAASLDIDRGAVADADLSLLTHDREGDLIRTLGEFPRTVRAAAELREPHRVARYLEDVASAYHKFYDACRVLQPGDDRAGALTIARLHLCEAARQVLANGLDLLGVSAPEQM, from the coding sequence GTGACTCCCGCCGCGCTCGCAGAACTGGTTCGCAATACCGCCGTGCAGGTCCTCGACGCCCGAGGGCTCGACACCTCGGTGCTCCCGGAGACCGTGACGGTCGAGCGACCTCGCAATCCGGAGCACGGCGATTACGCGACCAACGTCGCCATGCAGGTGGCCAAGAAAGCCGGTGTGCCCCCCCGGGAACTGGCAGGCTGGTTGGCCGAGGCCCTGACCTCGGAGAGCTCCATCGCCTCCGTGGAGGTCGCGGGCCCGGGATTCTTGAACCTGCGGTTGGCCGCCGACGCCCAGGGCGAGATCGTGCGCCAGGTGCTCGGCCAGGCCGACGTCTTCGGCAGCGGCGAGCTCTACCGGGGCAGGCGCATCAACCTCGAATTCGTCTCGGCCAACCCGACCGGGCCCATTCACCTCGGCGGGACTCGCTGGGCCGCCGTCGGTGACGCGCTCGGCAGGGTCCTGGCAGCGCAGGGTGCCGAGGTCACCCGCGAGTACTACTTCAACGACGCGGGCGCGCAGATCGATCGTTTCGTGCGCTCCCTGATCGCCTCGGCGCGAGGCGAGCAGGCACCGGAGGACGGATACGGCGGTTCCTACATCGACGATATCGCCGCCGAGGTCGTGCGCGGCGAGCCGCAGGTGCTGGACCTGCCCCCCGACGAGCGGCACGAAGTGTTCCGGCGCACCGGGGTCGGTCTGATGTTCGACGAGATCAAGCGCAGCCTGCACGAGTTCGGCACCGACTTCGACGTGTTCTTCCACGAGGACTCGCTGCACACCTCCGGGGCGGTGACGCGGGCCCTGGACACGCTCAAGGAATCCGGCAACCTGTACTACGCCGAGGGCGCCTGGTGGTTGCCCTCCTCCGAGTACGGCGACGACAAGGACCGGGTACTCATCAAAAGCGACGGCGACACCGCCTACATCGCCGCCGACGTCGCCTACCTGCGGGACAAGCGCAGCCGGGGATTCGACCTGTGCCTGTACATGCTCGGCGCCGACCATCACGGATACATCGCGCGGTTGAAGGCGGCTGCCGCGGCCCTCGACGACGACCCGTCCGCCGTCGAGGTGCTCATCGGGCAGATGGTGAACCTGGTCAGCGAGGGCAAACCGGTTCGGATGAGCAAGCGAGCGGGTACCGTGGTGACGGTGGAGGACCTCGTCGATGCAGTCGGGGTCGACGCCGCCCGATACTCGCTGATCCGGTCCTCGGTGGATTCCCCGGTGGATATCGACCTGGACCTCATCAGCAAGCGCACCAACGAGAACCCGGTGTTCTACGTTCAGTACGCACATGCGCGGTTGTCGTCGTTGCAGCGCAATGCCGCCTCACTCGATATCGATCGGGGTGCGGTGGCCGATGCGGACCTGTCGCTGCTCACGCACGACCGCGAGGGCGACCTGATCCGCACGCTCGGGGAGTTCCCGCGCACGGTGCGGGCGGCGGCGGAACTGCGGGAACCGCACCGCGTCGCGCGCTACCTGGAGGACGTGGCCAGTGCCTACCACAAGTTCTACGACGCCTGTCGTGTTCTGCAGCCCGGCGACGACCGGGCCGGTGCGCTGACGATCGCCCGGCTCCACCTGTGCGAGGCGGCGCGCCAGGTTCTGGCCAACGGCCTCGACCTGCTCGGCGTGAGCGCACCGGAACAGATGTAA